In Vibrio echinoideorum, the following proteins share a genomic window:
- a CDS encoding RidA family protein yields the protein MKQIIATEQAPAAIGPYSQGTSYGDMVYTSGQLPLVPETMQFVEGGIKEQARQSLENLKAVLEASNAGLDTVLKTTCFLSDMENFVAFNEVYTEVFGTENAPARSCVEAARLPKDALVEVEAIAYRK from the coding sequence GTGAAACAGATCATTGCCACTGAACAAGCACCTGCAGCTATCGGCCCTTACTCACAAGGTACGTCTTACGGCGACATGGTTTATACATCAGGTCAATTACCTCTCGTTCCAGAAACCATGCAGTTTGTTGAGGGCGGTATTAAAGAGCAGGCTCGTCAGTCTCTTGAAAATTTAAAAGCCGTATTAGAAGCCAGCAATGCGGGATTAGACACAGTGTTGAAAACAACCTGCTTCCTATCAGACATGGAAAACTTCGTAGCCTTTAACGAAGTGTACACCGAAGTGTTTGGTACAGAGAACGCACCTGCTCGCTCTTGTGTTGAAGCAGCACGACTACCAAAAGACGCACTGGTTGAAGTTGAAGCCATCGCATACAGAAAATAA
- a CDS encoding cation:dicarboxylate symporter family transporter, with protein sequence MSVSFIALSILFFGFYALLSNFKKQKKSFNFRVLSALAAGLLFGGAIQLVFGVGNVATSGFAELISVFGKGYIKLLQMIVIPLVFVAMISSIMNVEGGGALSRIAPKIIGILLFTCAISAAVGIASIYLFGIDANALVSTIGTNSAIEARGDSLVATQDAMASSGLSGMALSIIPTNIFDMLTGSQRTSTLSTVLFGMFLGFCILQVKNRKPEKVQNFVDFINAAKEVVLSMVREILKLTPYGVFALMTTFMMTNDLFALAEMGRFLLASYVAIGVMFGIHFVMVSMFGLSPAKFMKKIWPVLVFGFGSRSSMAAIPLNVETQTQRLGVDEETANMSATFGTSIGQNGCAGIYPAMLAIMAAQVMGMPVDLSFILQLIAVIAIASFGIAGVGGGATFAAVAVLTIMGLDITVVAILVSIEALIDMARTALNISGSMLSGVLTAKKNGSLNTEQYDADVSATTAKEAAV encoded by the coding sequence ATGAGCGTTTCATTTATTGCTTTAAGCATACTGTTCTTTGGGTTCTACGCACTGTTGTCGAATTTCAAAAAGCAAAAGAAAAGTTTTAACTTCCGCGTACTGAGTGCGCTTGCTGCTGGCTTACTGTTCGGTGGCGCAATTCAACTTGTTTTCGGTGTCGGTAACGTAGCAACCTCAGGCTTTGCTGAACTGATTTCCGTGTTCGGTAAAGGCTACATCAAACTTCTACAAATGATCGTTATCCCGCTAGTATTTGTGGCGATGATCTCTTCGATCATGAACGTTGAAGGCGGCGGCGCGCTATCTCGTATTGCACCAAAAATCATCGGTATTCTACTTTTCACTTGTGCAATCTCAGCAGCAGTTGGTATCGCAAGTATTTACCTATTTGGTATCGATGCGAACGCGCTAGTAAGCACTATCGGCACAAACAGTGCAATTGAAGCTCGTGGTGATTCACTGGTAGCAACACAAGATGCAATGGCAAGTAGTGGCCTGTCTGGTATGGCTCTATCTATCATTCCAACCAACATCTTCGACATGCTAACCGGCTCTCAACGTACTTCTACGCTATCGACTGTACTGTTCGGTATGTTCCTAGGCTTCTGTATCCTTCAAGTGAAAAACCGTAAGCCAGAGAAAGTACAAAACTTCGTTGATTTCATCAATGCAGCAAAAGAAGTGGTTCTTTCAATGGTTCGTGAAATCCTGAAGCTAACGCCTTACGGTGTATTCGCTCTGATGACCACGTTCATGATGACGAATGACCTATTCGCACTAGCTGAAATGGGCCGCTTCCTTCTAGCAAGCTACGTAGCAATTGGCGTAATGTTCGGCATCCACTTCGTCATGGTGTCAATGTTCGGTCTTTCTCCTGCTAAGTTCATGAAGAAAATCTGGCCAGTGTTGGTGTTCGGCTTCGGTTCTCGCTCAAGCATGGCAGCTATCCCGCTAAACGTTGAAACACAAACTCAGCGCCTAGGTGTAGATGAAGAAACCGCAAACATGTCAGCGACATTTGGTACCAGTATCGGCCAAAACGGTTGTGCGGGTATCTACCCAGCAATGCTCGCTATTATGGCAGCACAAGTCATGGGTATGCCTGTAGATTTAAGCTTCATCCTACAACTGATAGCTGTTATCGCAATTGCTTCATTCGGTATCGCAGGTGTCGGTGGCGGTGCAACGTTCGCAGCTGTAGCTGTACTAACCATCATGGGGCTAGATATCACAGTGGTTGCGATTCTAGTGTCTATTGAAGCACTGATTGATATGGCGCGTACTGCACTAAACATCTCTGGCTCTATGTTGTCTGGTGTACTAACGGCTAAGAAGAACGGTTCACTAAACACTGAACAATACGACGCTGACGTGAGTGCAACCACAGCAAAAGAAGCAGCAGTATAA
- a CDS encoding helix-turn-helix transcriptional regulator: MNVKQVRFTDEDRECLSNYFRLADTIADLIGPYCEVVIHSFESLENSVVKIVNGHHTGREIGSPITDLGLRMWSAFEKTGEVSPKSYFTNAADGSLLKSTTCVLAGPQQKPIGMLCINMNLSFPFPEIVKTLMPQCNVPQAIVSETFSNNANDVIQQALSSTIKEVDQDESVSSKGRNKAIIRCLFDNGVFELKETTTQVSEQLGISRQAVYKFIREFKSE, translated from the coding sequence ATGAATGTAAAACAAGTTCGATTCACCGATGAAGACAGAGAGTGCTTAAGCAATTACTTCCGCTTGGCAGACACGATTGCCGATTTGATTGGCCCCTACTGTGAAGTAGTCATCCATTCATTTGAAAGCTTAGAAAACTCAGTCGTGAAGATCGTCAATGGTCATCATACGGGGCGTGAAATTGGTTCACCGATCACCGATTTAGGTTTACGCATGTGGAGTGCATTCGAGAAAACTGGCGAAGTTTCTCCAAAAAGCTATTTCACCAACGCAGCAGACGGGTCCCTACTGAAATCGACTACCTGTGTATTGGCTGGTCCGCAACAAAAGCCGATCGGCATGCTGTGTATCAACATGAACTTATCTTTCCCATTCCCAGAAATCGTCAAAACGCTGATGCCGCAATGCAATGTGCCGCAAGCCATTGTCAGCGAGACATTCAGCAACAATGCGAACGACGTGATTCAACAAGCATTGAGTTCAACCATTAAAGAGGTTGATCAAGACGAGTCGGTTTCTTCCAAAGGTCGCAATAAAGCCATCATTCGTTGTTTATTTGATAACGGCGTATTTGAGCTAAAAGAGACGACTACACAAGTATCAGAGCAACTTGGGATCAGCCGACAGGCGGTTTACAAGTTTATCCGTGAATTTAAATCAGAATAA
- a CDS encoding helix-turn-helix domain-containing protein, whose translation MKASSRTTNILLSSTSNIAPYIAYCDKEALDWRGVAIECGLPLELTQSNQWLPTQDLIRFIHGLERQFGYSIGIEVGRKTSLEQLSPQLHHEIEKCTSLEQAIRCLIAEMPSLNNHVTIWTEYRDGLWWLCHRSCYHPSTSGFEQSEWFRSLTVISLCRKFIDSRWQPSHAKLVSTNNKARKLPKHFFNSDIQFEQQYGAITIPLPDDYRAITEQDSELNWYQSVETLIQTYAILPWFNIEWFATMLGMTKRTLQRNLKSENIFFKKAKEQVREEKAKQLLEETDLSVQEISWQVGYSDLSNFNRAFKGWVGITAPEYRRSHSLQKSAERQETSHHALT comes from the coding sequence ATGAAAGCATCATCGCGCACCACTAACATACTATTGAGCTCTACCAGTAATATTGCCCCATACATTGCGTATTGCGATAAAGAAGCACTTGATTGGCGCGGTGTCGCTATAGAATGTGGTTTGCCACTTGAGCTAACACAATCTAATCAGTGGCTTCCTACGCAAGATTTGATTCGCTTCATTCATGGACTTGAGCGTCAATTTGGTTATTCGATAGGGATTGAGGTCGGTCGTAAAACGTCTCTGGAACAACTGTCACCACAGCTACACCATGAGATAGAGAAATGCACATCGTTAGAGCAAGCCATTCGTTGTTTGATCGCTGAAATGCCTAGTTTGAACAACCACGTCACTATATGGACTGAGTATAGAGACGGCTTGTGGTGGCTATGCCATCGAAGTTGTTATCACCCATCTACATCTGGTTTTGAACAATCCGAGTGGTTTAGATCCCTTACTGTAATTAGCTTATGCCGTAAATTTATAGACAGCAGATGGCAGCCATCACACGCTAAGCTTGTTTCTACAAACAACAAGGCTCGTAAATTACCTAAACACTTCTTTAATTCTGATATTCAGTTTGAACAACAATATGGGGCGATTACGATTCCATTACCTGATGACTATCGTGCAATAACAGAGCAAGACAGCGAATTAAATTGGTACCAGTCAGTCGAAACGTTAATCCAGACCTACGCAATTTTGCCTTGGTTTAACATAGAGTGGTTTGCAACCATGTTGGGAATGACAAAACGAACACTGCAACGAAATCTAAAGAGTGAAAATATCTTCTTTAAAAAAGCCAAAGAACAGGTTCGAGAAGAGAAAGCCAAACAGTTGCTCGAAGAAACAGATCTTTCGGTGCAAGAGATCAGCTGGCAAGTTGGCTACAGTGATTTGAGCAACTTTAATCGTGCTTTCAAAGGTTGGGTTGGCATCACAGCGCCAGAGTACAGGCGCAGCCACTCTCTCCAAAAATCAGCAGAAAGGCAAGAAACATCCCATCATGCTCTAACGTAA
- a CDS encoding CoA-disulfide reductase, with amino-acid sequence MKVVVIGGSAAGMSFAAKYKRNQPSDEVIVLDKRSYISFGACGLPYFAGGMFDDTERMISRTPEQAIKSGLDVRVETEMVSFDRTEKQITVRHQNVESTIDYDMLVIATGARPIVPSFGEFNPEHVYTLTSMEDGLAVKEALKDNNKQRVCIIGAGFIGLEVFDAAHGLDKQVTIIEREQHIMSRQFSPEIIDVVEGAIRESGAELKTGCSVSAIRDAEQGGYIVKTDNGSVEADIVILSLGFKPNTEAFELPKTTNGALLVNEYGATEDAYIYAVGDCAVVHHMALGKPVYVPLATTANKQARMMADKLAGKDTYISGFLGSSCLKVLDYELACTGVSELLAKEHSLDVKVSTISDKNQTDYYPGQEDINVKLVYHPKTKVLLGGEIVGKKGAVGRINALAVAITAKMTTQQLGYMDFCYAPPFARTWDALNVAGNVAK; translated from the coding sequence ATGAAAGTTGTTGTTATAGGCGGTAGCGCCGCTGGTATGAGTTTCGCAGCAAAGTACAAACGTAATCAGCCATCAGACGAAGTCATCGTTCTAGATAAGCGTAGTTACATCTCATTTGGTGCATGTGGATTACCTTACTTTGCGGGCGGCATGTTTGATGATACAGAACGAATGATCTCTCGTACGCCAGAGCAAGCTATCAAATCTGGTTTAGATGTTCGTGTAGAAACGGAAATGGTGTCGTTCGACCGAACTGAAAAACAAATTACGGTGCGTCACCAAAACGTAGAGAGCACTATCGATTACGATATGTTGGTGATTGCGACAGGCGCACGTCCAATTGTGCCTTCATTCGGTGAATTCAATCCAGAACACGTATATACGCTGACAAGCATGGAAGACGGCTTAGCAGTTAAAGAAGCATTAAAGGACAATAACAAGCAGCGAGTATGTATTATTGGTGCAGGCTTTATTGGCCTTGAAGTGTTTGATGCGGCACATGGCTTAGACAAGCAAGTGACGATTATTGAGCGTGAACAGCACATCATGAGCCGTCAGTTCAGCCCAGAAATCATTGATGTAGTCGAAGGTGCGATTCGTGAATCAGGAGCAGAGCTTAAAACCGGTTGCAGCGTATCTGCTATTCGTGATGCTGAGCAAGGTGGTTACATCGTAAAAACAGATAACGGTTCTGTAGAGGCTGACATCGTGATCCTATCACTTGGCTTCAAACCAAACACTGAAGCATTTGAATTACCAAAAACAACAAACGGCGCTCTGTTAGTGAATGAATATGGTGCTACTGAAGACGCTTACATCTACGCTGTTGGCGACTGTGCAGTTGTCCATCATATGGCACTAGGCAAACCAGTTTATGTACCATTAGCAACCACAGCCAATAAGCAAGCACGCATGATGGCAGACAAGCTCGCAGGTAAAGACACTTATATATCAGGCTTCTTAGGTTCGTCTTGCTTGAAAGTACTCGATTATGAACTAGCGTGTACTGGCGTATCTGAACTTCTAGCTAAAGAACACAGCTTAGATGTGAAAGTATCGACCATTTCAGATAAAAACCAAACCGATTACTATCCAGGTCAAGAAGACATCAACGTAAAACTGGTTTATCACCCAAAAACTAAGGTTCTACTTGGTGGCGAGATCGTGGGTAAGAAAGGAGCGGTAGGTCGTATCAATGCTCTTGCTGTCGCTATCACCGCGAAGATGACCACTCAACAGCTTGGTTACATGGACTTCTGCTACGCTCCACCATTCGCACGTACTTGGGATGCTCTAAACGTGGCTGGTAATGTAGCGAAATAG
- a CDS encoding MATE family efflux transporter, with protein MNSTTATPSPSLGRQLYTMTWPMLFGVLSLMSFQLVDSAFIGQLGVLPLAVQGFTLPIQMIIIGIQVGLGIATTAVIARAIGANETRYAKQLGGLVIAMGSVSVALFSVIIYLLRGPILQLLDAPPTVLPIIDSYWIYWLASSWTGALLYFFYSVCRANGNTMLPGSMMIATSIINLILDPIFIFTFDMGINGAAIATILAFGAGIFIVAPKVTKKHWMTFDWHDLNIGKSVRSIGNIMGPAMISQLLPPVSSMFATKLLASYGTAAVAAWALGSRFEFFSIVAVLALTMSMPPMIGRMLGENNLENIRKLVKIAVMFVLGFQLVIALVTWLFSGGLANLMTSESEVSTILNYHLLIVPISLGPLGICMLMVSVSNALGKSYTALTISALRLFAFFLPCLWVGSQLAGIEGLFWGAMVGNVLAGTCAWFMYQRALGQVEAKLAN; from the coding sequence ATGAATTCTACTACCGCAACTCCCTCGCCTTCTCTTGGCCGACAACTCTATACAATGACATGGCCAATGCTGTTTGGGGTGCTTTCCCTTATGAGCTTCCAGCTTGTAGACAGTGCTTTTATTGGCCAACTGGGTGTGCTGCCGCTCGCTGTTCAAGGTTTTACACTTCCAATACAGATGATCATCATTGGTATTCAGGTCGGGCTAGGAATCGCAACAACCGCGGTAATTGCAAGAGCCATTGGCGCGAATGAAACGCGCTACGCTAAGCAGCTTGGTGGATTAGTGATTGCGATGGGCAGCGTGAGTGTCGCGCTTTTCTCAGTCATCATTTATCTGCTTCGGGGGCCAATTTTACAGTTGTTGGATGCGCCACCGACGGTATTACCGATCATTGATTCTTATTGGATCTATTGGCTAGCCAGCTCTTGGACAGGTGCACTGCTCTACTTTTTCTACAGTGTGTGTCGTGCCAATGGTAATACCATGCTGCCCGGTTCAATGATGATCGCGACCAGTATCATCAACTTGATATTGGATCCGATTTTCATCTTTACTTTCGACATGGGCATCAATGGAGCAGCCATTGCGACCATTTTAGCGTTCGGTGCGGGCATCTTTATCGTTGCTCCTAAGGTAACTAAGAAACATTGGATGACATTTGACTGGCACGATCTCAACATTGGTAAGAGTGTTCGCTCCATTGGTAACATCATGGGACCAGCGATGATCAGTCAGCTGCTGCCACCCGTTTCATCAATGTTTGCCACTAAGCTGCTTGCTAGCTATGGCACCGCTGCCGTTGCTGCTTGGGCGTTGGGTTCACGTTTTGAATTCTTCTCGATTGTCGCCGTGTTAGCACTTACTATGTCGATGCCTCCAATGATTGGCCGCATGTTAGGAGAGAACAACCTCGAAAACATACGTAAGCTCGTTAAGATTGCAGTGATGTTCGTATTGGGTTTCCAGTTGGTGATAGCGTTAGTGACTTGGTTGTTCTCTGGTGGGCTAGCAAACCTTATGACCAGTGAAAGCGAAGTATCGACGATTTTGAACTATCACCTACTGATCGTGCCTATTAGCTTAGGGCCACTGGGAATCTGTATGCTGATGGTTTCTGTCTCGAACGCTCTGGGTAAGTCTTACACCGCCTTGACGATTTCAGCGCTACGCCTGTTCGCTTTCTTCTTACCTTGCTTATGGGTTGGTTCGCAGCTTGCTGGTATTGAAGGCCTGTTCTGGGGCGCAATGGTAGGTAATGTGCTTGCCGGAACATGTGCATGGTTTATGTACCAACGCGCACTTGGGCAAGTCGAGGCTAAACTTGCTAATTAA